The proteins below are encoded in one region of Sporosarcina sp. FSL K6-1508:
- a CDS encoding acyltransferase → MRRTERHPAKGGANSLWHIYKTVPFFKVAKNFTVIQISRYTPFIPMKNFLFRTFLKMEIGHKASFALMVMPDVMFPERIKVGDNSIIGFNTTILAHEYLIDEYRIGDVVIGKDVLIGANTTILPGVEIGDGAIVSAASLVNCDIPPGVFAGGNPVKIIFTQEQMVERQQKNENE, encoded by the coding sequence TTGAGGCGTACTGAAAGGCATCCCGCAAAAGGGGGAGCGAATTCACTCTGGCACATCTACAAGACTGTCCCTTTTTTCAAAGTGGCAAAAAACTTTACGGTCATCCAAATTTCAAGGTACACACCTTTCATCCCGATGAAGAACTTTTTGTTCCGCACTTTTCTGAAAATGGAAATCGGACATAAGGCATCTTTCGCGCTCATGGTCATGCCGGATGTCATGTTCCCAGAACGAATAAAAGTCGGAGACAATTCAATCATTGGTTTTAATACGACGATACTTGCGCATGAATACTTAATAGATGAGTATCGTATAGGAGATGTCGTTATTGGTAAAGACGTATTAATCGGAGCAAATACGACGATTCTTCCAGGGGTCGAAATTGGGGATGGAGCGATCGTTTCCGCAGCGTCCCTTGTGAATTGTGATATTCCACCGGGCGTGTTTGCTGGTGGGAATCCGGTTAAGATCATCTTTACGCAAGAGCAGATGGTTGAGCGGCAACAAAAAAATGAAAACGAATAG